In Luteipulveratus mongoliensis, the DNA window TTGAGCTTGAGGATGCGGTGCCCCTCAGCCTCCATCCGCTCGGCCTCGACGAGGATCGCTCCGCGGACGTCGTACCGGACGTTCTGCAGCTTCGAGGACTGGGTGATGGGGCGCACGAAGCCAAGCGTGGCACACCGCGTGCCAGCGTCCAGGCGTTGTCCGAGGTACGACGCCGAACGGCTAGGCGGACGGGCAGAAGATGGTCTCGACGGCCTTGCCCATGGCCTGGGCCGCCTCGGCGGGGTCCTTGACGCTCAAGGTGGCCGACATCGAGAGCTGACGACGCCCGTCATCTGAGTAGATAGTCAAGGTGAAGTAGCCGGCGGTGGACCCGCCCAGGACGTTGAAATCGCTGCCGCAGTCGCTGCGACCTTGGGCCTGGTAGGGGTGATGTGGCACCGGCTCAGTGATGACTCGCTGGAGCTCCGGCGGCAGCAGCCTGCCTTGGTTGAAGGCCCGTTGGAAGGCGCTCATGTCGTGCGCGGTGGAGATCACCCCTCCGGCTCCCGTGCCGAAGCTGGCGTTGAACCGGTCGACGTCGCGCAGCCTGCCGTCACCGTCGGGGTAGTAGCCGTGGCCGTGCGGCCCCTTGATGCCCTCCGGCGGCTTGACGGCAAGGTAGGTCTTGGTCATCCCGAGTGGACCGAACAGCTGCCGGTGCAGCACCGTGGCAAGGCTGTTGCCGGTCACCCGCTCGATGATCAGGCCGAGGAGGGTGTAGTTGGTGTTCGAGTAGGAGAACTTCTCGCCCGGCTCGCCGGTCCGTGGCCGATCGCGGCTCCACTTCACCAGCTCGAGTGGCCGGTAGTAGGTCGTGAAGTCGAAGGGGTCGAATGAGATGTCTCCCTCGGTCCCGTCGGGCTTGGGCTCATCGGCGTACCAGTCAGGAATGCCGGAGGTGTGCTGGATCATCTGCCGCACCGTGATGTCGTCGGCCCGTGTCACCAGATCCTTCTTCGCCACCACCGGCAGCACATCACTGAGCTTGTCGTCCACGCTCAGCTTGCCCTCGTTGACCAGCTGCAGCACCGCAGTGGCCACCATCTCCTTGGTCTGGGACCCGATCCGGAAGCGAGAGTCTGCCGGGATCTTGCCGCCCTTGCCGCCCAGCAACCGAGTGCCGCCACTGGCCAAGCCGATCGGCTTCCCGTCGACGTATGCTCCGCCCACAGCCCCGACGACCCCGGGAACTCTGGCCAGCTCGTCCATCGCCTTCTGCACGTTGTCGACCCGCGCCGTTGCAGCGGTGGCGCTGGCAGGTCCCGCCTGAGCCACCATGAGCATGGCGATACCGGCAGCCAGACCGGCCGTTCCCAGCCGCGGACGAACGTTCTTGTACGACACGACGCACTCCTCTTCGTGGTCACCTTCCGAAGCCGCGACAGCGCGGCCTCGCCATGAACCGCTGTGGTCCATGGCTCCACTGAAGACGGAGCATGGTTGCGGTGCCGTATCCGTTTTTCGATACGCCCGCCATATGGCCGGGACCGGGGCATGTCCGAGGACGACCCCGCGGGCTGCCTACATCGCAGCCACGCGGGATCGTACGACGGCCTATCGCAGGACGTAGTCCAGGCGGGTCTGGATCTGCGGGAAGGCGACCGACCCGAAGGCCGCAGCCATCGGCACGTTGGTGACATCGGTGTCCGCGATGATCTCCTCGACGCCCGCTTCGCTCAGCCGCGTCGTCATCGCTGTCGTCAGCTGCGCGGCGTAGCCGTGACCACGGTGATCAGGGTGCACACCGACGAAGGACACGGACCCGCGCGGCGTGCCGTCCCAGGACGATCCGACCACGAGGCCGACGTCGTGCCCGTCAGGATCAACCGCGAGGAAGAACGACTCGATGCCGTCCGCCTTGAGCATGAAGGTGAGCTCTTCGTCCGACACCTCCTGCACCGTGTGGCGTTGCAGTCCGTCGACGTGGTGAGCGTCGAGCGAGCCCTCCAGAACAGCCAAGTGCATCGCCCGCAGCCGAGGGTCGTCGAGCGATGACACCGGATCGAGTCGCAACCGGGTCGGCGTCGGCGACCACGTGTCATCCGCAGGTCGCAGGGCATAGTTGCGCCGCTGCACCAGTGGCGCAAACCCCGCCGCCTCCACGGCGGTCACGACGGGTACGACGTCCGCGAGCTCCGTCGGCACATCACTCGGCGGGGTGAAGACGATCAGCGCGAGCTCGTCGAGCGCGTGTTCGTCGCGCATCGTCTCCGCCGCGTGGCGCAGCAGCTCGACCCCGGCCTCTGGCCGGTCGGACGGAAGGTCCATCACGTCGATGACCTCAGGTGCTTCGCGTCCCTGTCCGGCCACGAGACCGACCTGATGGCCTTGATCGTCGAGGGCCGCGAATGTGTAAGCGGGAGAACGAAGTCCGCGATCCAGCCCGAACTGCGCGTAGCCCTCGGAGAAGTAGCGGTGGTTGGACGGGGAGTCGATGCGGGCCGTCGCGTGGGACCACAGCTCGATCACGTGTGCGTCGTCCGTGGCACGGACGATGGTGATGTCAGACATTGCGCCTTCCTTTCGGGGAAGGTCAGGCGCTCTTTCGGTGAGGGAGAGCGCGAGTGCGTGAGGCGAGCACGGCATCTCCTTTCGTCGTCGGTGCAAGACCGCCCGAACGTTACCGGCCGGACCG includes these proteins:
- a CDS encoding serine hydrolase domain-containing protein; this translates as MSYKNVRPRLGTAGLAAGIAMLMVAQAGPASATAATARVDNVQKAMDELARVPGVVGAVGGAYVDGKPIGLASGGTRLLGGKGGKIPADSRFRIGSQTKEMVATAVLQLVNEGKLSVDDKLSDVLPVVAKKDLVTRADDITVRQMIQHTSGIPDWYADEPKPDGTEGDISFDPFDFTTYYRPLELVKWSRDRPRTGEPGEKFSYSNTNYTLLGLIIERVTGNSLATVLHRQLFGPLGMTKTYLAVKPPEGIKGPHGHGYYPDGDGRLRDVDRFNASFGTGAGGVISTAHDMSAFQRAFNQGRLLPPELQRVITEPVPHHPYQAQGRSDCGSDFNVLGGSTAGYFTLTIYSDDGRRQLSMSATLSVKDPAEAAQAMGKAVETIFCPSA
- a CDS encoding GNAT family N-acetyltransferase, giving the protein MSDITIVRATDDAHVIELWSHATARIDSPSNHRYFSEGYAQFGLDRGLRSPAYTFAALDDQGHQVGLVAGQGREAPEVIDVMDLPSDRPEAGVELLRHAAETMRDEHALDELALIVFTPPSDVPTELADVVPVVTAVEAAGFAPLVQRRNYALRPADDTWSPTPTRLRLDPVSSLDDPRLRAMHLAVLEGSLDAHHVDGLQRHTVQEVSDEELTFMLKADGIESFFLAVDPDGHDVGLVVGSSWDGTPRGSVSFVGVHPDHRGHGYAAQLTTAMTTRLSEAGVEEIIADTDVTNVPMAAAFGSVAFPQIQTRLDYVLR